The Gemmatimonadaceae bacterium genome includes a window with the following:
- a CDS encoding M28 family peptidase yields MATCLALAACGGESRQSSRELASGPFDGEVAMTYVQAQLAFGARVPGTEAAVKGGDWITAQMRLRADTVVEQRWDHVTASGRRVPLRNIIARFNPCASERVLYVTHWDSRPRSESASDTARQRLPVPGANDGASGVALLVALGDLLVRSPPRIGVDLLFVDGEDYGDFGPPDVDVLLGSRYFVEHLPEPSYQPLFGVLWDMIGDRDLKIEQEANSLRAAPEVVTLVWETARSLGHGDTFLPTEGLAITDDHIPFLEKGLHVIDVIDLDYPWHHTPDDTIDKISAASLKRVGDVAWALLQR; encoded by the coding sequence TTGGCAACGTGCCTCGCGCTGGCGGCGTGCGGCGGCGAGTCGCGGCAGTCGTCGCGCGAGCTTGCCTCCGGCCCGTTCGACGGCGAGGTGGCCATGACGTATGTGCAGGCGCAACTCGCCTTTGGGGCACGCGTTCCCGGCACCGAGGCGGCGGTGAAGGGAGGGGACTGGATCACCGCACAGATGCGCCTGCGCGCCGACACCGTCGTGGAGCAGCGGTGGGATCACGTCACGGCCTCGGGGAGAAGGGTCCCCCTGCGCAACATTATCGCGCGCTTCAATCCCTGCGCGAGCGAGCGCGTGCTGTATGTCACGCACTGGGATTCGCGCCCTCGCTCGGAGAGCGCGAGCGACACCGCTCGGCAGCGCCTCCCCGTGCCCGGCGCCAACGACGGGGCCAGCGGCGTCGCGCTCCTCGTGGCGTTAGGCGACCTCCTCGTGCGCTCGCCGCCGCGCATCGGCGTCGACCTCCTCTTCGTCGATGGCGAGGACTACGGCGACTTTGGCCCTCCCGACGTCGACGTCCTCCTGGGCTCGCGCTACTTCGTGGAACACCTCCCCGAGCCTAGCTATCAGCCGCTCTTCGGCGTGCTGTGGGACATGATCGGCGACCGCGACCTGAAGATCGAGCAGGAGGCCAACTCGCTGCGCGCCGCCCCCGAGGTCGTGACGCTCGTCTGGGAAACGGCGCGGTCGTTAGGCCATGGCGACACCTTCCTCCCCACCGAAGGGTTGGCCATCACCGACGATCACATCCCCTTCCTCGAGAAGGGGCTGCACGTGATCGACGTCATCGACCTGGATTACCCCTGGCACCACACCCCCGACGACACCATCGACAAGATCTCCGCAGCCTCGCTCAAGCGCGTCGGCGACGTGGCCTGGGCGCTGCTGCAGCGCTGA
- the sprA gene encoding cell surface protein SprA: MVLLAALAWGREGHSQSPRRDSARVTASARDTLRGRAKGDTAAARDSLPDRLRPLLKSASDLDLSLTARLEAKAERTQNERCAASALFSVGYTCRSAFTPAFEAQFGLKSNGGIGDRVALDVDYDTQREFDGSNQISIAYTGRPTSRLQRLEVGNVSFNAPASRFISAGIPSGNFGVQAIGRFGNMQLTAIAAQQKGNVVRDQSFTIGRRTTQAQEREIEDHQIEPRRFFWTVDPQKFGAAYPNIDILDARQMQRLAAALPPAVRPARLLVYRLILGGQPPNPNGPRFQLLGDPLSRPGQVYELLRENVDYYVDPSLLWLALVRPLALNNERLVVAYAMRVAGRDTVIADIGGTPDLEYTTERAQYANLLWDPQVTPDHPAFRREIRNVYRLGGEDVRRESVRVRIVAGTNADQEKPPGGSATSYLQLFGLAQLANPTTFDWENRLWPRPNDPNFLVANLPGAKIFRDQFIVFPSLEPFARRGLASPDVVAANDTIYRTPSEYLYSPQRPQSYYRLRVAYETDGGGGMGTIALNSVQIRPGSERLTMDGRLLVKGVDYDIDYELGRVQLLSADTLIARERHVVARYEENPLFATVPTSIFGLSSTWALRGGSVNVLAISQSQRSTFNRPPLGFEPQASVVAGVSANYGWQLPSLARLLGTLPRSGATAPAAATVPRLDVQAEFAVSRPRQNSSQQAYIESFEGEGGTTINLLQAQWQYSSQPAIARALGGRFDPSTFDTTRATTLAYQNSGVGKDGKLIQFTYRDIDPNASLAGVGFTAAEPILWMTMYPLGVGGLYDAAGERYRWQTGKRANGRRWRSIHTVLGQGGGAGIDLSRGEQLEFWTLVDTAGIRRQRNPTLVLDFGDVSENSVTFAPETLSVQSGDSTWRGRKIQGYNRLGSERDPFSRAFNADVNDRGLPGDVVDSVTVFGGTPPFTAFDVPVCSLGRGVSRPLGDAQDDCTVRNGRLDEEDIDQDNALNFTSKERELERVRRFIVDLSSPASYARVGKCGVSIADVNGAVPVASRLCWVQVRLPFNAPDDSTAGGPLIRRVRALRLTVVSGLTLGEQQFSLTPVARLRVVGASWLKRADRTLSGIAGTQPTLAGGTVIASLIGTQDRDSTRGIFYDSPPGVSEVPDQASSVFGAQQVQVNERSLRLLATALPLGSRAEAYFRFPEGQRNLMGYRELRMWVRGRGRGWGPNGDLQAFVKIGRDADNFYLYRTEARSGSGREAWGPEVRVRFDKFYALRAKLQNAFLQNRRDLLGCTALDSALIARSGVPVGTRAEQYAACEDGYVVYTVNPGVTPPNLAAVQELAVGMVRVDSLKGIDPPIVGDTLELWADDIRLADVVNTTGFAGEVTATLSAGDFGSFRVGVRRRDPNFRQINEAPSFLTNDDLDLSATWRLDRFLPASWGYALPLTVAHRASGASPEFLTRSDIPGASVPGLRQPRAQQTTYTLSARRATPLTGSWLGAIVNNLIVDGAVSAVGNRTEFQNGRVKDLNVGFDFSSGGLMGGLPVRETGAGEGPRAGWGLPIPWGGAGGGRFQLQPSMVRLSSALVRTEDSRAAYLKPAVTGSDSVRLANGQQHVWRTVSTLEFQPLPNVTARWDASTVHDLREYGDSTANAIAATLERSSLGGVDIGLERERTMAATLTYSPVTQGWLRPRLALASTYTMLRDPNNRAVVIEDSLGPLTSPHLSRRVGNTQVLTAATTLDPLLAVSTFAPEGSRWRKAFGVLRPIDVSFSRNQLSSFDGLPVTPGLGFQLGLGGIDSFRSVDDHNAASAGASSDLVVANALAIPGGLTLTNRLQRTDARHWSRREAVGLTQVTGEAFIYPDVALRWSGHPRLVGAVFSSLGATARALVSRQSWTTPGNDLALLTEQRESRQESYPFTATAVTAYGDVSLSATYAITRRVDSLPGSVARRKGSDLAADVSKAFALPQSWRVKSPVRTRISWQESLTQSFVENAQAVGALSRLTDNGRRAFNFNADTDVAENMTFSLQASRVVTFDRNFNRRFVQTVITAVFQLQFFSGGSK; this comes from the coding sequence GTGGTACTCCTCGCCGCCCTGGCGTGGGGGCGGGAGGGGCATTCCCAGTCGCCGCGGCGTGATTCCGCGCGCGTCACGGCGAGCGCGCGCGATACGCTGCGTGGGCGCGCCAAGGGCGATACGGCGGCCGCCCGCGATTCGCTCCCCGATCGCTTGCGCCCGCTCCTCAAGTCGGCGTCCGACCTGGACCTCTCGCTCACCGCCCGCCTCGAGGCCAAGGCCGAGCGGACGCAGAACGAGCGGTGCGCGGCGAGCGCGCTCTTCTCCGTGGGCTACACCTGCCGTTCGGCCTTCACCCCGGCGTTCGAGGCGCAGTTCGGGCTCAAGTCCAACGGGGGGATCGGCGATCGCGTGGCGCTGGACGTGGACTACGACACGCAGCGCGAATTCGACGGCTCCAACCAGATCTCGATCGCTTACACCGGGCGTCCCACGTCGCGGCTGCAACGCCTCGAGGTCGGCAACGTCTCGTTCAACGCGCCGGCGTCGCGCTTCATCTCGGCGGGCATTCCCAGCGGCAACTTCGGCGTGCAGGCCATCGGCCGGTTCGGCAACATGCAGCTGACGGCGATCGCCGCGCAGCAGAAGGGGAACGTGGTGCGCGACCAGTCGTTCACCATTGGCCGCCGCACCACGCAGGCGCAGGAGCGCGAGATCGAGGATCACCAGATCGAGCCGCGGCGCTTCTTCTGGACCGTCGACCCGCAGAAGTTCGGCGCGGCGTACCCCAACATCGACATCCTCGACGCTCGCCAGATGCAACGGCTGGCGGCGGCGCTCCCGCCAGCGGTGCGGCCGGCGCGACTCCTCGTCTACCGCCTCATCCTCGGCGGACAGCCGCCCAATCCCAACGGCCCGCGCTTCCAGCTGCTGGGCGATCCGCTGTCGCGCCCCGGGCAGGTGTATGAACTCCTGCGGGAGAACGTCGACTACTACGTCGACCCGTCGCTCCTCTGGCTCGCCCTGGTGCGCCCGCTGGCGCTCAACAACGAGCGGCTCGTCGTGGCCTACGCCATGCGCGTGGCCGGGCGCGATACGGTCATCGCCGACATCGGCGGGACCCCCGACCTGGAGTACACCACCGAGCGAGCGCAGTACGCCAACCTCCTCTGGGATCCGCAGGTCACGCCCGATCACCCCGCCTTCCGTCGCGAAATCCGCAACGTGTATCGCCTGGGGGGCGAGGACGTGCGGCGGGAGAGCGTGCGCGTGCGCATCGTGGCCGGGACCAACGCCGACCAGGAGAAGCCGCCGGGCGGGAGCGCCACGTCGTACTTGCAGCTGTTTGGCCTGGCGCAGTTGGCCAATCCCACCACCTTCGACTGGGAGAACCGCCTCTGGCCGCGCCCCAACGATCCCAACTTCCTGGTGGCCAACCTGCCGGGCGCGAAGATCTTCCGCGACCAGTTCATCGTCTTTCCGTCGTTGGAGCCGTTTGCGCGCCGCGGCCTCGCCAGCCCCGACGTCGTGGCGGCCAACGACACGATCTACCGCACGCCATCGGAGTACCTGTACTCGCCGCAGCGCCCGCAGTCGTACTACCGCTTGCGCGTGGCGTACGAGACCGATGGCGGCGGGGGGATGGGGACCATCGCCCTCAACTCGGTGCAGATCCGCCCCGGCTCCGAGCGCCTGACGATGGACGGGCGCCTCCTCGTCAAGGGAGTCGACTACGACATCGACTACGAGCTGGGGCGCGTGCAGCTCCTCTCGGCGGACACACTCATCGCGCGCGAGCGGCACGTGGTGGCGCGCTACGAGGAGAACCCGCTCTTCGCCACCGTCCCCACCTCCATCTTCGGGCTCAGCTCCACCTGGGCGCTGCGGGGCGGGAGCGTGAACGTCCTGGCCATCTCGCAGTCGCAGCGCTCCACCTTCAACCGCCCGCCGCTGGGCTTCGAGCCGCAGGCGTCGGTGGTGGCGGGGGTATCGGCAAACTACGGATGGCAGCTCCCGTCGCTGGCGCGGCTGTTGGGGACGCTCCCGCGATCGGGGGCGACCGCGCCGGCAGCCGCAACAGTCCCGCGCCTCGACGTGCAGGCCGAGTTCGCGGTGAGCCGCCCGCGACAGAACAGCTCGCAGCAGGCGTACATCGAGTCGTTCGAGGGGGAAGGGGGGACGACGATCAACCTCCTGCAGGCGCAGTGGCAGTACTCATCCCAGCCGGCCATCGCTCGCGCACTCGGCGGGCGATTCGATCCGTCCACCTTTGATACCACGCGCGCCACCACGCTGGCGTACCAGAACTCCGGCGTGGGGAAGGACGGGAAACTCATCCAGTTCACCTACCGCGACATCGATCCCAACGCCTCGCTGGCGGGGGTGGGGTTCACCGCCGCCGAGCCGATCCTGTGGATGACGATGTACCCGTTAGGCGTGGGCGGGTTGTACGACGCGGCGGGGGAGCGCTATCGCTGGCAGACGGGGAAGCGCGCCAACGGGCGGCGCTGGCGCTCCATCCACACCGTGCTGGGGCAGGGCGGCGGGGCGGGGATCGACCTGTCGCGCGGCGAGCAGTTGGAGTTCTGGACGCTGGTGGATACGGCGGGGATCCGCCGTCAGCGGAACCCGACGCTCGTGCTCGACTTCGGCGACGTGTCGGAGAACTCGGTGACCTTTGCGCCGGAGACGCTCTCGGTGCAGTCGGGCGACTCGACGTGGCGCGGCCGCAAGATCCAGGGCTACAACCGGCTGGGGAGCGAACGCGATCCCTTCTCGCGCGCCTTCAACGCCGACGTGAACGACCGCGGCCTTCCCGGCGACGTGGTCGACTCGGTCACGGTCTTTGGCGGGACGCCGCCGTTCACCGCGTTCGACGTCCCGGTCTGCTCGTTAGGGCGCGGGGTGAGCCGCCCGCTGGGCGATGCGCAGGACGACTGCACCGTGCGCAACGGGCGCCTGGACGAGGAGGACATCGACCAGGACAACGCGCTCAACTTCACCTCGAAGGAGCGAGAGCTGGAGCGGGTGCGGCGCTTCATCGTCGACCTGAGCAGTCCGGCGAGTTATGCGCGCGTGGGGAAGTGCGGCGTGAGCATTGCCGACGTGAACGGCGCCGTCCCCGTGGCGTCGCGCCTGTGCTGGGTGCAGGTGCGCCTCCCGTTCAACGCTCCCGACGACTCCACGGCGGGGGGACCGCTGATTCGCCGCGTGCGCGCGTTGCGCCTGACGGTGGTCTCGGGGCTCACGCTGGGCGAACAGCAGTTCTCCCTCACCCCCGTCGCGCGGCTGCGCGTGGTGGGCGCCTCGTGGCTCAAGCGCGCCGACCGCACGCTGTCCGGGATTGCCGGGACGCAGCCCACGCTCGCGGGGGGGACGGTCATCGCCTCGCTCATCGGGACCCAGGACCGCGACTCGACGCGCGGCATCTTCTACGATTCCCCGCCCGGCGTGAGCGAGGTCCCCGACCAGGCCTCGTCGGTCTTCGGGGCACAGCAGGTGCAAGTCAACGAACGCTCGCTCCGCCTGCTCGCTACCGCCCTCCCGTTAGGCTCCCGCGCCGAGGCGTACTTCCGGTTTCCCGAGGGGCAGCGCAACCTGATGGGCTACCGCGAGCTGCGCATGTGGGTGCGCGGGCGCGGGCGTGGCTGGGGGCCAAACGGCGACCTGCAGGCCTTCGTGAAGATCGGGCGCGATGCCGACAACTTCTACCTGTACCGCACCGAGGCCCGCAGCGGGAGCGGGCGCGAGGCCTGGGGGCCCGAGGTCCGCGTCCGCTTCGACAAGTTCTACGCGCTGCGCGCCAAACTGCAGAATGCCTTCCTGCAGAACCGCCGCGACCTCCTGGGCTGCACCGCGCTCGACTCGGCGCTCATTGCCCGCAGCGGTGTCCCGGTGGGGACGCGCGCCGAACAGTACGCCGCGTGCGAGGACGGCTACGTCGTCTACACCGTGAATCCGGGCGTCACCCCGCCCAACCTTGCCGCCGTGCAGGAACTCGCGGTGGGGATGGTGCGCGTCGATTCGCTCAAGGGGATCGACCCGCCCATCGTCGGTGACACGCTCGAACTCTGGGCCGACGACATCCGGCTCGCCGACGTGGTCAACACCACCGGTTTCGCCGGCGAGGTCACCGCCACGCTCAGCGCCGGTGACTTCGGCTCCTTCCGCGTGGGGGTGCGCCGGCGCGACCCTAACTTTCGGCAGATCAACGAGGCGCCCTCGTTCCTCACCAACGACGACCTCGACCTGAGCGCCACCTGGCGCCTGGACCGCTTCCTTCCCGCGTCGTGGGGGTACGCCCTCCCGCTCACCGTCGCGCACCGCGCCAGCGGGGCATCGCCCGAGTTCCTCACCCGTTCGGACATCCCCGGCGCCTCGGTCCCCGGGTTGCGCCAACCCAGGGCGCAGCAGACTACCTACACACTGTCTGCGCGCCGGGCCACGCCGCTCACCGGGAGCTGGCTCGGCGCCATCGTCAACAACCTCATCGTCGACGGCGCCGTGAGCGCCGTCGGCAACCGCACCGAGTTCCAGAACGGACGCGTGAAGGACCTCAACGTCGGCTTCGACTTCTCGTCCGGAGGATTGATGGGCGGCCTCCCCGTGCGCGAGACCGGCGCCGGCGAGGGGCCGCGCGCCGGCTGGGGGCTTCCCATCCCCTGGGGTGGTGCCGGCGGCGGGAGGTTCCAGCTGCAACCGTCCATGGTGCGGCTGTCGAGCGCGCTGGTGCGCACCGAGGACTCGCGCGCCGCGTACCTCAAGCCCGCCGTCACCGGGAGCGACTCGGTGCGCCTGGCGAACGGACAACAGCACGTGTGGCGCACCGTGAGCACGCTCGAGTTCCAGCCGCTCCCCAACGTCACCGCGCGGTGGGATGCGAGCACCGTGCACGACCTGCGCGAGTACGGCGACAGCACCGCCAACGCGATCGCCGCCACGCTCGAGCGGTCCAGCCTGGGCGGCGTGGACATCGGCCTCGAGCGTGAGCGAACCATGGCGGCAACGCTGACCTATTCCCCCGTGACGCAGGGGTGGCTGCGACCGCGCCTCGCGCTGGCTTCGACGTACACCATGCTGCGCGACCCCAACAACCGCGCCGTGGTGATCGAGGACAGCCTGGGGCCGCTCACCTCGCCGCACCTGAGCCGGCGCGTGGGCAACACGCAGGTGCTCACCGCCGCCACAACGCTCGATCCCCTCCTGGCCGTCAGCACCTTCGCCCCCGAAGGGTCGCGCTGGCGAAAGGCCTTCGGCGTGCTGCGCCCCATCGACGTCAGCTTCAGCCGCAACCAGCTCTCCTCCTTCGACGGCCTCCCCGTCACGCCGGGGCTCGGTTTCCAGCTCGGGTTGGGCGGGATCGATTCCTTCCGCTCCGTCGACGACCACAATGCCGCGAGCGCCGGCGCCAGCAGCGACCTGGTCGTCGCCAACGCACTGGCGATACCCGGCGGCCTGACGCTGACAAACCGCCTGCAGCGCACCGACGCGCGGCACTGGAGCCGGCGTGAGGCAGTCGGCCTCACCCAGGTCACCGGCGAGGCCTTCATCTATCCCGACGTCGCGCTGCGCTGGAGCGGTCACCCCCGGCTCGTCGGCGCCGTCTTCAGTTCGCTGGGCGCCACCGCGCGCGCCCTCGTCTCGCGCCAGTCGTGGACCACCCCCGGCAACGACCTCGCCCTCCTCACCGAGCAGCGCGAGTCGCGCCAGGAGTCGTACCCGTTCACCGCCACGGCGGTCACCGCCTACGGCGATGTCTCGCTCTCCGCCACCTACGCCATCACGCGTCGTGTCGACTCGCTCCCCGGTTCGGTGGCGCGCCGCAAGGGGAGCGACCTCGCAGCCGACGTCAGCAAGGCCTTCGCGCTCCCCCAGTCGTGGCGGGTGAAGAGTCCCGTGCGCACGCGCATCTCCTGGCAGGAATCGCTCACGCAGAGCTTCGTGGAGAACGCGCAGGCGGTCGGCGCGCTGTCGCGCCTCACCGACAACGGGCGTCGCGCCTTCAACTTCAACGCCGACACCGACGTGGCCGAGAACATGACGTTCAGCCTGCAGGCATCGCGCGTGGTGACCTTCGACCGCAACTTCAACCGTCGCTTCGTGCAGACCGTGATCACCGCGGTCTTCCAGCTGCAATTCTTCTCGGGAGGAAGCAAGTGA
- the tadA gene encoding Flp pilus assembly complex ATPase component TadA, whose amino-acid sequence MLSLGPSEVPNVLPLTNRMAAPPAPSTERIQDLLIRENYISREQLDKALREGKSNNLSVTYNLIKTGAIEELDLVKILARVSRMPAVDLSRFEVDTRIIKLVPADIATKHLVLPLKRDGRTLTVAIADPTNLGILEDLKFITRYDIFPVLAGEVTLRGVIEKQYDAGDSAMSTLLDEFAESSDVEVVEDTEEDVSAAALAAQVDDAPVVKLINAVLTDAVRRGASDIHFECFEHELRVRYRIDGALQEVMKPPMKLKAALISRFKIMAQLNIAERRVPQDGRIKLKMGNKVIDYRVSTLPTLFGEKVVLRILDKGNLTLDLEKFGIEPRAERELMEAVSNPYGMVLVTGPTGSGKTTTLYSALSKVNNIDVNIMTAEDPVEYNLFGINQVQVRTEIGMTFAAALKAFLRQDPNIIMVGEIRDLETGGIAIKAALTGHLVLSTLHTNSAPETVTRLLDMGLEPFNVASALNLVLAQRLVRRICSRCRVKYTPDEVELGGAKVKPDTTFRELRFTTEALEHAKARAMPDAVPHLANLSLDTRIGDIPFFKGRGCDECNGTGLRGRQGLYEVMFMTPNLRKLILMNVGAQEIRDSAIEEGMLTLRMDGWLKVLKGITTLEQVIRETAA is encoded by the coding sequence ATGCTGAGCCTTGGCCCCTCCGAGGTGCCCAACGTCCTGCCCCTGACGAACCGCATGGCCGCGCCTCCCGCCCCGTCCACTGAACGTATCCAGGACCTGCTCATTCGCGAGAACTACATCTCGCGCGAGCAGCTCGACAAGGCGTTGCGCGAGGGAAAGTCGAATAACCTCAGCGTCACCTACAACCTCATCAAGACGGGCGCGATCGAGGAACTGGATCTGGTCAAGATCCTCGCTCGCGTCTCGCGCATGCCGGCCGTCGACCTGTCGCGCTTCGAGGTCGACACCCGCATCATCAAGCTCGTTCCCGCCGACATCGCCACCAAGCACCTCGTCCTCCCGCTCAAGCGCGACGGGCGCACCCTCACGGTGGCGATCGCCGATCCCACGAACCTCGGGATCCTCGAAGACCTCAAGTTCATCACGCGCTACGACATCTTCCCCGTCCTCGCGGGTGAAGTCACGCTGCGCGGCGTCATCGAGAAGCAGTACGACGCCGGCGACTCGGCCATGTCCACGCTGCTGGACGAGTTCGCGGAGTCGAGCGATGTCGAAGTCGTCGAGGACACCGAGGAAGACGTCTCGGCGGCGGCGCTCGCGGCGCAGGTCGACGACGCTCCTGTCGTCAAGCTCATCAACGCCGTCCTCACCGACGCGGTCCGGCGCGGTGCGTCCGACATTCACTTCGAGTGCTTCGAGCACGAGCTGCGCGTGCGCTACCGTATCGACGGTGCGCTGCAGGAAGTGATGAAGCCGCCCATGAAGCTCAAGGCCGCCCTGATCTCGCGCTTCAAGATCATGGCGCAGCTCAACATCGCCGAGCGACGCGTGCCGCAGGACGGGCGCATCAAGCTCAAGATGGGGAACAAGGTCATCGACTACCGCGTGTCGACGCTCCCCACGCTGTTCGGTGAGAAGGTCGTGCTCCGAATCCTCGACAAGGGGAACCTGACGCTCGACCTCGAGAAGTTCGGCATCGAGCCGCGCGCCGAGCGCGAGTTGATGGAGGCGGTCTCCAATCCGTACGGCATGGTGCTCGTCACCGGCCCCACGGGTTCAGGAAAGACGACGACGTTGTACTCCGCCTTGTCAAAGGTGAACAACATCGACGTCAACATCATGACCGCCGAGGATCCCGTCGAGTACAACCTGTTCGGGATCAATCAGGTGCAAGTGCGCACCGAAATCGGGATGACGTTTGCCGCGGCGCTGAAGGCCTTCCTGCGCCAGGACCCGAACATCATCATGGTCGGCGAAATCCGAGACCTGGAGACCGGCGGCATCGCCATCAAGGCCGCGCTCACCGGCCACCTCGTGCTCTCCACGCTGCACACCAACTCCGCGCCCGAGACCGTCACCCGCCTTCTCGACATGGGGCTGGAGCCGTTCAACGTCGCGTCGGCGCTCAACCTCGTGCTGGCCCAGCGCCTGGTTCGCCGCATCTGCTCGCGCTGCCGCGTGAAGTACACGCCCGACGAGGTCGAACTCGGCGGCGCGAAGGTCAAGCCCGACACGACATTCCGCGAGCTGCGCTTCACTACCGAGGCGCTGGAGCACGCCAAGGCCCGCGCCATGCCCGACGCGGTGCCGCACCTGGCCAACCTCTCGCTCGACACGCGCATCGGCGACATCCCCTTCTTCAAGGGGCGTGGCTGCGACGAGTGCAACGGGACCGGGCTGCGCGGGCGTCAGGGGTTGTACGAGGTCATGTTCATGACCCCAAACCTGCGCAAGCTCATCCTCATGAACGTCGGCGCGCAGGAAATCCGCGACTCCGCCATCGAGGAGGGGATGCTCACCCTGCGCATGGACGGATGGCTCAAGGTACTGAAGGGGATCACGACGCTGGAGCAAGTCATTCGCGAGACCGCGGCGTAG
- a CDS encoding helix-hairpin-helix domain-containing protein: MATTSNRAPLLVTLVIVLGVGGRWLRDSDHGAQDPAVASAALDSQLALVEQAGDRGRERQKGGAAPRGSPTKRPRAGTTDAPSGRALGAARERRAPAGGTGYGAALAEQDPPGAPRQERTPLSVVPPEGVARLLADRERQTNVRAGGARSPSTSDVRRATLVDAPARTSPPLSVDVESASAAELERLPRVGPALAQRIVSDRSTRGPFGSIEGLQRVRGIGPAMARQLQDYVTFGRTGRP, translated from the coding sequence ATGGCAACCACGTCCAATCGCGCGCCGCTGCTCGTCACGCTGGTCATCGTCCTCGGGGTGGGAGGGCGATGGCTGCGCGATAGCGATCACGGCGCGCAGGACCCAGCGGTGGCGAGCGCCGCGCTCGATTCGCAACTGGCGCTGGTGGAGCAGGCCGGCGACCGGGGGCGAGAGCGCCAGAAGGGCGGCGCTGCGCCTCGTGGGAGTCCCACCAAGCGCCCCCGCGCCGGCACCACCGACGCTCCCTCCGGGCGCGCTCTTGGCGCAGCCCGCGAGCGTCGCGCGCCAGCCGGCGGCACCGGCTACGGGGCGGCGCTGGCGGAGCAGGACCCGCCAGGTGCGCCGCGCCAGGAGCGAACGCCCCTCTCCGTCGTCCCCCCTGAGGGGGTGGCCAGGCTTCTCGCCGACCGCGAGCGCCAGACGAATGTCCGCGCGGGAGGGGCCCGCTCGCCCTCGACCTCAGATGTCCGGCGGGCGACGCTCGTCGACGCCCCCGCTCGGACTTCGCCTCCCCTGAGCGTTGACGTGGAGTCGGCGTCTGCGGCGGAACTCGAACGCCTGCCACGAGTTGGCCCCGCGCTCGCGCAGCGCATCGTCAGCGACCGTTCCACGCGCGGGCCCTTCGGCTCCATAGAGGGGCTGCAGCGTGTGCGGGGAATCGGACCCGCCATGGCGCGCCAACTCCAAGACTACGTGACGTTTGGGAGAACAGGGCGTCCCTGA
- a CDS encoding type IV pilus twitching motility protein PilT, whose translation MTRPASPPNVNLRALLEEMIEREASDLHVTAGERAKLRVDGDIVNSNFEYVLSPKDTLQLAYSVLTENQKKRFEMEDELDFSFGIQNLARFRGNCFKQRGCVSMVIRQIPFTIKTFADLGLPPVIARMSDKPRGLVLVTGPTGSGKSTTLAAMIDKINRERKGHIITVEDPIEFIHRHQGCIVNQREVGTDTKTFANALKYALREDPDVILVGEMRDLETIQAALTIAETGHLVFATLHTNSAAEAINRIIDVFPSHQQSQVRAQLAFVLEGIVTQTLLPRARGRGRVMAAEILVITPAIRALIRDDKVHQIYSLMQSGKKFGMQTLNDALYQLYVAREVTEDECLRTSSDPNEFLRMIGRSPLDDDSSDSKNGRLAGAGKR comes from the coding sequence ATGACGCGTCCCGCCTCACCACCCAACGTGAACCTGCGCGCCCTCCTCGAGGAGATGATCGAGCGGGAGGCGTCGGACCTGCACGTCACGGCGGGGGAGCGTGCCAAGCTCCGCGTCGACGGCGACATCGTCAATTCGAACTTCGAGTACGTCCTCTCGCCCAAGGACACGCTGCAGCTGGCCTACTCGGTCCTCACCGAGAACCAGAAGAAGCGCTTCGAGATGGAGGATGAGCTCGATTTCTCGTTCGGGATCCAGAACCTCGCGCGCTTCCGTGGCAACTGCTTCAAGCAGCGCGGCTGCGTCTCGATGGTCATCCGCCAGATCCCGTTCACGATCAAGACCTTTGCCGACCTCGGGCTCCCGCCCGTGATTGCGCGCATGTCCGACAAGCCGCGCGGGCTCGTGCTCGTCACCGGCCCCACGGGGTCGGGAAAGTCGACGACGCTCGCGGCGATGATCGACAAGATCAACCGTGAGCGCAAAGGGCACATCATCACGGTGGAAGACCCCATCGAGTTCATCCACCGGCACCAGGGGTGCATCGTCAACCAGCGCGAGGTCGGGACCGACACCAAGACCTTCGCCAATGCGTTGAAGTATGCCCTGCGCGAGGATCCCGACGTGATCCTCGTCGGCGAAATGCGCGACCTGGAGACGATCCAGGCGGCGCTGACCATCGCCGAGACCGGGCACCTCGTCTTTGCCACCCTGCACACCAACTCGGCGGCCGAGGCCATCAACCGTATCATCGACGTCTTCCCCAGTCACCAGCAGTCGCAGGTGCGGGCGCAGCTCGCCTTCGTGCTGGAGGGGATCGTCACGCAGACGCTCTTGCCGCGCGCTCGCGGTCGTGGTCGCGTGATGGCCGCCGAGATTCTGGTGATCACCCCGGCCATCCGCGCCTTGATTCGCGACGACAAGGTGCACCAGATCTATTCGCTGATGCAGTCCGGGAAGAAGTTCGGGATGCAGACGCTCAACGACGCGTTGTACCAGTTGTACGTGGCGCGCGAAGTGACGGAGGACGAGTGCCTCCGCACGTCGAGCGATCCTAACGAGTTCCTGCGCATGATCGGCCGTTCACCGCTCGACGACGACTCGTCCGACAGCAAGAACGGCCGATTGGCCGGCGCCGGCAAACGGTAA